In Pseudocalidococcus azoricus BACA0444, the genomic stretch TTTCCAGTCATCCCCGCCGAAGGGTTTACCGCCATTTTTACTATCAACCCCGCCCTAGGAACTTTAGAACACCTCCAAGCCAATATTGCAAAATCCCTAGCCGCATTGCCCCTAAGCCAAAAAAACCGCAAAAATCGAACTCAACATATCCTGCCCCACCGCTATTCTCGGCTTTTGGATTTTGATCGCCTCCTCCATTTGCTATCCCTCATCATCCGTTATCCAGGCCTGGGGAATTTCCGGCATGAGAATCCAGAGCAGCTTTTAGACCTCCTCAAAACCGATACCTTACCCCCGTTATTAACTGGCCTGGATGAGATTGCAGCGGTGATGGCCAGTCAATACCATCAAATTTATGCAGATTTAGGAGCCTTAAAAGCAGATTTAGATTGGTTAGATGACAATAGCTTTTTCAGTCAAGCAACCGTAGATCAACCCCTGAGCCAGCCCGTCCCAGCCCCGACTGAGTTTATGGCCCATCGGTATAGTGATTGGTTGGGGTTTCAGCGGCTTTTTGCGACTCTGCGCTATATTCTTCACCATCCCCTCGAACAAGAGGATTATCGGGAAGCGGCTCAAGCCAAGAATATGGTGGATTGTTTAGCCGAGCGACTCTACGCAGCCAAGATTCTCCCCAACCCAGAAAACACCACCTTACGGAAAGATATTCAACTGGTTTTTAATCCCTATCGCCTCCTCCCTGATAAGACTTTACGCAAGGGGTACTGCCTGGGGACTGGAATTTTGACGGAAGAAGACCTGCTCCGGGTTTATGAGTTAGCCGCCGAACAGGTCAAAGGTCTCAATGATGTTATGGCCCAGGCCACGGTAGAACGATTTCAAAAACGCTTGGCATGGGCCCAGTTTAATCTTGCCGATTATGAGCCGGTGCGGGTTATTGCCAGTGGCAGTATTGTCAGTCCCAAATTCTTAAATTTTACCTCTTTAGCTTCAGTCACCGCCTTAACTGATTTGGAATCCTATATTCGCTCCGGTCAGAAGATTCGGATTGGCCGCCAGCGGGGATCGGCAACATTTGACAGTTTTAAGGATTTCATGCCGGAAGAAGATATTTGGCCCCTCGAAATTATTTTTCACAACATTGCTTGGTATTTGGGCTATGAGTTGGCCTCAGGCGAGTCTCAAGGCTTGTTGCGCTACGAACGATTAGATCGGTTATATCAAGCCAAACAGTATAGCCAGGTTGCAACCCGTACCGCCAAACAACAGCAACGGGCCCGCAATCAACTCCAAAAACTCCGCAGGTATAGTGCAGGTATTTTCCTGGGGGTGGATAAGCAGAAACAACAGGAATTTCTCAGCCTTAGCCCTGCTCAACGTCTGCAAAAGATGGTCACCCTAAAACTGCAATTTACGGAGGCCCTGTTTAAGTTTGTCAGTGAAGGAACCCAGCGATTCCCGTTTGAACAATTAAAAATGACTCCCCCACCCAGCCGATCAATTCATCATCATTCTGACCTGAAGCAAATCTTTACCTTAGGTCGAGCCGCAGATCCTATCCATCCCTACCGAATGAACGTCCTACTCCCGGCCTGGTCCTTTGAAGATGTCACCCTTAAGGCCTGGATTTTAGGATTTGGGCCGGGGGTTAAGGTCATTGCCCCAGATGCATTTCAGCAAATAATTATCCAAGAGGTTCAACAAACCCAACAGCTTTATGATTCGGCTCACTAATTGGGACTTAAGAATAGGATGCCAACTTTGAATTTAGCCCTTGATCCCGGTTAAACCAGCTTTTAAGTCCTGACATAACTGCTTGACTGCGGCGAGGGCTACCTGTTTATCGGCCTGGGCTAGACGAGAGACAAAGGCACTGCCGACAATGGCTGCATCGGCCCCCCAATCCCGCACTTGTACGGCCTGGTCTGTCTGGGAAATCCCAAAGCCAACCCCAATCGGTTTATCGGTAATATTTTTCAAAGTGGTTAACATCGTTCCCACCCGGTTTTGCATCTCCGCCCGCATGCCCGTGACCCCGGTGGTACTGACCAGATAAATAAACCCCTGGGAGCGTTGGGCAATGGCCGCCATTCGTTCTGGGGACGTGGTTGGGGCCACCAAAAGCGTTAATTCCAGGCCCAGGTCTGTGGTCAACTCCAACACCCCATCTGCTTCCTCAAGGGGTAAATCAGGAATCACCAGGCCCTGGACTCCCGCCGCTGCGACCCGGGTTAAAAAAGCTCGAATCCCTTGGTGATAGATGGGATTGAAATAGGTAAATAAAATTAGCGGGGCCTGGATTGTCGGGCGTAATTCTTTCACCAATCCTAAAACCTGCTCCAAACGGGTTCCTTTTTGTAATGCGCGGGTCGCAGCCGCCTGAATCACGGGGCCATCAGCCAGGGGATCCGCATAGGGAACTCCCAATTCAATCAGGTCAGCCCCATGTTGATCCAAAATTTTCAATGCCGCGGCGGTCGTTTCTAAATCTGGGTCTCCGGCCGTAATAAACGGAATTAAGCCACAGGCCTGGTGGGCGCGTAAATTAGCAAAGCATTGGGAAACAGAAGTCATCAGAAATTAATGCACCATGCAAGAATAGGTCAACCAGCGTCACAGCCTGAAATTCACGATTCTTAATGGCAACTTAAGCTCCGGCCATTAAGCTAGGGTGTTCAAACTGATGCTTCCTAATTTTGTCATGAGACTGTTCCGCCACCGCTGGGTTTCTCTCCTCGGTTTAGCTATTGTCACAGCCCTGGGCCTACTGCTCTGGTTCCAGCAATCGAGTTCCGGTTTATCCCTGCAAATTCTCCATGCCTCAGATTTTGAAGCCGGAATTCCAGCCCTGGAGGATGCGGTTAACTTTTCATCCGTCCTGAATACCTTAAAACGGGAAATGCCCAACAATACCCTGGTGCTTTCCTCCGGGGACAATTTCATTATGGGGCCATTTTTCTCTGCCAGTGCGGATCCTCAACTGCGGCAACTCTTGGGCCGGGAGGGGAATGGTCGGGGCGATATCGCGATTATGAATGCCTTGGGGGTTCAAGCCGCGGCCTGGGGCAACCATGAATTTGATGAAGGAACCGGGCGAATTAGTGATCTATTTGTTGCCGATGAAAAGGGGTATCAGGGAGCCAAATTTCCCTATCTCGCCGCCAACCTCAACTTTGAGCAAGACCCAAACCTGAAAGAGTTGCAAACGGCCGATGCCCAACTAGCCGAAAGTATTCCGCAGCGAATTGCCCATAGTGCGATTGTGACTGTCGCGGGAGAAAAGATTGGCCTGGTGGGTGTGACAACTCCCCTATTGCCGATCATTGCCTCCCCAGGCCCAGGTGTGACTGTCCTGCCCCAAAACCCGGAAGATATCCCCGGCCTGGCCGCAACCGTACAACCAGTCGTAGATCACCTGACCCGCCAAGGGATTAACAAAATTATTCTCCTCTCCCATCTTCAACAACTGGGGATGGAAATTCAATTGGCCGCCCAACTCCAAGATGTGGATGTGATCATTGCCGGTGGCTCCCATGCGGTTCTGACCAATAATCTGGAACGAGTTCGGGAGGGGGATAAGGTTTTGGGCCGCTATCCGGTCTGGAAAACCTCCAAAACTAAGGAACCGATTGCGATTGTGAATACGGGGGCCAACTATCGCTATGTTGGGCGGTTGCTGGTGGAATTTGATCATCAGGGCCGCCTCAAAACTGGGTCTAAGGCCAATCCCGACTATGTGCGCCTCAGTGATGCCTACCCGACCCTGCATCCCGGCACTGCTCCCCCCAGCCCTGAAGTAGTGACGCTGATTGAGGCAATTCGCAGTGTGATTATGGTTAAGGATGCACAGCAGTATGGCCAGGCCAAGGTGTTTCTCAATGGGTCACGCCGGGATGTCCGGACTCAGGAAACCAACCTGGGAAATTTAACCGCCGATGCCAACTTAGCCGCAGCCCAAAAAATTGATCCGACCGTCAAAGCCTCCCTCAAAAATGGCGGTGGGATTCGGGATAATATTGGCGCAATCAGTGGACTGGGGGGAAATTCAGCCACAGCCGGAGAACGCCTCCCGACCCAAGCCAACCCCACGGCCAAGAAAAAAATGGGCGATATTTCCCGTCTGGATATTGAAAACTCTCTCCGCTTTAACAACAGCCTCACCCTTCTGACTCTGACAGCGGTGGAACTTAAGCAGGTCTTAGAGCATGGGGTCGCGGCGACAAGCTCGTTGACCACACCGGGACAGTTTCCCCAAGTGGCTGGTCTGGCCTTTAGCTTTGATCCCGAAAAACCGGCCAATCAGCGGGTTCAATCCCTAGCCTTAAGGAATGCTCAGGGCCAGGTGACAGATGTTCTCGTCAAAAATGGGCAACTCCAAGGGAATCCCAACCGGACGATGCGGATTGTGACGCTGAATTACTTGGCCGATGGGGGGGATGCCTATCCATTTCCAACCTTTACAGCCGCCAATCCCAGCCGCGTCCAACGGGTTGACCTAGTTTCTGGGGATACTCGCCCGACCTTCGACACCCCTGGCAGTGAACAAAAAGCCCTCGCCGACTACCTCCAGGCCAACTTTCGAGATACCCCTTATACCCAAGCAGATTTGCCGCCAGAACAAGATGAGCGAATTCAAAACTTATCGGTGCGTAAAGATACGGTGATTTAGGGTCACTACTCACCACCCAGTGGAGTCGTTAACCTCAAGGACTTTGATTCTGATTGCTGGGTGGGGCTTGTTGGGCTAATTGCCGGGCCTGGTAAAAGGTTTTGAGGCTGGCCTGATCACCCACATAGCGCCAATGCCAGGGTTCATAACTAATGCCTTGGGGATTGTGTTCAGGAAAAGAGAGTTCAAAACTATAGTAGGCGGCGTTTTCCCGCATCCAGGCAAAGGCTTTCGTTTGGTCAAAGCTTGGATCTAAGTAACTGGCGGTATCTGTGGCATCCCCAACATCTATGGCATAACCCGTGTGATGTTCACTATAGCCAGGGGGCGCACTGACTAAGGCCCGTTCCCTCGGTTGCTGGCCCCGTTCTTTCTTAATGCCAAAGAATAAACGATCTTGATCGGTTTTAGAGCGAAACCCCGAGAGTGGCATAATGGCGACCCCGGCGGCCTGGGCATCAGCAACCATCTTTTTAAATTCCTCAGCCGCTGCTTTCCGTAACTTAATCCGGCCATCGGGGGTGATCGGCACTAACTCCGTTAAGGGTGCTTCTGGATAGGCTAAATGACCGAGGATATTGTCAGGATTATTCGGTGAAGAGGGGTCGGGGACAGCTTGGTTACTGGTGGTAGTAGAGATAGGAGCGGTTGCCAGCATCTTTGGTAAAACCCAGGCCAGGCCAGCCCCAATGATTACCACTCCCAGGCCAACGCTCAACCAGAGCCAGGGAAATTTGCGAACTGGGGTGGATTGAGAAGGGGCTTTAATCCGCTCGGCAACAGGAATATCTTGCTCCACTTGGCCAACTCCTCACCACCAAAAACAGCAGCTAAAAACTACCCCATACGCTAGCAGGATTCGGCCATAGGGAACAACTATCTCATTGGGGCAAATCAACGATATGCTTGGGCAGAATGACCCAGACTCGCAACTAAGCAACTAGGGAGAGGTTGGAGCCTGATTTGGGGAGACTTGTTGAAATTTCTTCACCGCCAGCGCGACCAATTTATCGTTTGTTTTGATCAACGCTTGCATCTGATTAATGTCTAAATTCAGGATGGGTTCAGGATAGGCCTGGATGAAATCAACTAGATTAAAGCCTTGGGGATTGGCAGCCGTTTTCAAGATCGCCGTTTTTAATGCATTAACCCCATCGGGGCCGGGGCGGAGAGTGGCTGCGGCTAATTCTGTGAGAATCT encodes the following:
- a CDS encoding AAA family ATPase produces the protein MTQTFPLKPLICHCLVGPPSSGKTTFAKILETHLGEQGQPTQIVSADQIREQLYGDVAIQGAWSDIEPQLLDQMERAISVGKSVIYDATNAYRWWRQSLLIKLAKLGVQWVAWQLTTPLETCLAWNQARDRHVPTLVIQEFAQALKSFPVIPAEGFTAIFTINPALGTLEHLQANIAKSLAALPLSQKNRKNRTQHILPHRYSRLLDFDRLLHLLSLIIRYPGLGNFRHENPEQLLDLLKTDTLPPLLTGLDEIAAVMASQYHQIYADLGALKADLDWLDDNSFFSQATVDQPLSQPVPAPTEFMAHRYSDWLGFQRLFATLRYILHHPLEQEDYREAAQAKNMVDCLAERLYAAKILPNPENTTLRKDIQLVFNPYRLLPDKTLRKGYCLGTGILTEEDLLRVYELAAEQVKGLNDVMAQATVERFQKRLAWAQFNLADYEPVRVIASGSIVSPKFLNFTSLASVTALTDLESYIRSGQKIRIGRQRGSATFDSFKDFMPEEDIWPLEIIFHNIAWYLGYELASGESQGLLRYERLDRLYQAKQYSQVATRTAKQQQRARNQLQKLRRYSAGIFLGVDKQKQQEFLSLSPAQRLQKMVTLKLQFTEALFKFVSEGTQRFPFEQLKMTPPPSRSIHHHSDLKQIFTLGRAADPIHPYRMNVLLPAWSFEDVTLKAWILGFGPGVKVIAPDAFQQIIIQEVQQTQQLYDSAH
- the trpA gene encoding tryptophan synthase subunit alpha — translated: MTSVSQCFANLRAHQACGLIPFITAGDPDLETTAAALKILDQHGADLIELGVPYADPLADGPVIQAAATRALQKGTRLEQVLGLVKELRPTIQAPLILFTYFNPIYHQGIRAFLTRVAAAGVQGLVIPDLPLEEADGVLELTTDLGLELTLLVAPTTSPERMAAIAQRSQGFIYLVSTTGVTGMRAEMQNRVGTMLTTLKNITDKPIGVGFGISQTDQAVQVRDWGADAAIVGSAFVSRLAQADKQVALAAVKQLCQDLKAGLTGIKG
- a CDS encoding bifunctional metallophosphatase/5'-nucleotidase; the protein is MRLFRHRWVSLLGLAIVTALGLLLWFQQSSSGLSLQILHASDFEAGIPALEDAVNFSSVLNTLKREMPNNTLVLSSGDNFIMGPFFSASADPQLRQLLGREGNGRGDIAIMNALGVQAAAWGNHEFDEGTGRISDLFVADEKGYQGAKFPYLAANLNFEQDPNLKELQTADAQLAESIPQRIAHSAIVTVAGEKIGLVGVTTPLLPIIASPGPGVTVLPQNPEDIPGLAATVQPVVDHLTRQGINKIILLSHLQQLGMEIQLAAQLQDVDVIIAGGSHAVLTNNLERVREGDKVLGRYPVWKTSKTKEPIAIVNTGANYRYVGRLLVEFDHQGRLKTGSKANPDYVRLSDAYPTLHPGTAPPSPEVVTLIEAIRSVIMVKDAQQYGQAKVFLNGSRRDVRTQETNLGNLTADANLAAAQKIDPTVKASLKNGGGIRDNIGAISGLGGNSATAGERLPTQANPTAKKKMGDISRLDIENSLRFNNSLTLLTLTAVELKQVLEHGVAATSSLTTPGQFPQVAGLAFSFDPEKPANQRVQSLALRNAQGQVTDVLVKNGQLQGNPNRTMRIVTLNYLADGGDAYPFPTFTAANPSRVQRVDLVSGDTRPTFDTPGSEQKALADYLQANFRDTPYTQADLPPEQDERIQNLSVRKDTVI
- a CDS encoding M15 family metallopeptidase, with protein sequence MEQDIPVAERIKAPSQSTPVRKFPWLWLSVGLGVVIIGAGLAWVLPKMLATAPISTTTSNQAVPDPSSPNNPDNILGHLAYPEAPLTELVPITPDGRIKLRKAAAEEFKKMVADAQAAGVAIMPLSGFRSKTDQDRLFFGIKKERGQQPRERALVSAPPGYSEHHTGYAIDVGDATDTASYLDPSFDQTKAFAWMRENAAYYSFELSFPEHNPQGISYEPWHWRYVGDQASLKTFYQARQLAQQAPPSNQNQSP